The following proteins come from a genomic window of Pseudomonas hygromyciniae:
- a CDS encoding beta-xylosidase, which produces MNTSSTRPMWRYLPLVIALAVGGALLLSEKVDAEPVNLAPQRTVVWRDFLGVNAHFLWFKPEQYQKQIRQYQKLGLDWVRVDLHWDRLEPKEEDYQLSTFDELDRTLTTEKIRSVFYLVGSAPFITTAPKGAQFQDQYRPREANVYALRLALLAKRYPNINAWQVWNEQNLPNNWRPQVNAEEYARLLLASHQALNIAAPDKIQVMGGMAYYSQMPPSGKSLMFEALGKMGVQTLGMVAAYHPYSMTPETDEPGKNEVLLRGDQLNAVLHGAGIKDVWATEWGWSSYAGPKEMQDLIGVDGQADFTLRRLALMASQDYQKIFLFALSDLDERASVRDQHYGLLDLNGEPKPVYSALARFLEITGPTLKPGVTPVLEDVPKTFYSVAWTREDGKHLLMYWSAEGTSITLPKVQHAELLDPLTGARQALNDYNGIRPVVKPSLQILVW; this is translated from the coding sequence ATGAACACGTCCTCTACTCGCCCGATGTGGCGCTACTTGCCATTGGTCATTGCCCTGGCCGTGGGCGGCGCGCTGCTGCTCAGTGAAAAGGTCGATGCGGAGCCGGTCAACCTGGCGCCCCAGCGCACCGTGGTCTGGCGCGATTTTTTGGGGGTGAACGCGCATTTTCTGTGGTTCAAGCCCGAGCAGTACCAGAAGCAGATCCGCCAATACCAGAAACTGGGGCTGGACTGGGTGCGTGTCGATCTGCACTGGGACCGCCTGGAACCCAAGGAAGAAGACTATCAACTGAGCACCTTCGACGAACTGGACCGTACCCTGACGACCGAGAAGATCCGCTCGGTGTTCTACCTCGTCGGCTCGGCGCCCTTCATCACCACCGCCCCCAAGGGCGCGCAATTCCAGGACCAGTACCGCCCACGGGAGGCCAACGTGTACGCCCTGCGCCTGGCGCTATTGGCCAAGCGCTACCCGAATATCAACGCCTGGCAGGTGTGGAACGAACAGAACCTGCCGAACAATTGGCGCCCGCAGGTGAATGCCGAGGAATACGCACGCTTGCTGCTGGCCAGTCACCAGGCGCTGAACATCGCCGCCCCGGACAAGATCCAGGTGATGGGCGGCATGGCCTACTACAGCCAGATGCCACCAAGCGGCAAGAGCCTGATGTTCGAAGCCCTCGGCAAAATGGGCGTACAAACCCTGGGCATGGTGGCGGCGTATCACCCGTATTCGATGACCCCGGAAACTGACGAACCAGGCAAGAACGAAGTGCTGCTGCGCGGCGACCAGCTCAACGCGGTGCTGCACGGTGCCGGGATCAAGGATGTGTGGGCTACCGAGTGGGGCTGGTCCAGCTATGCCGGGCCCAAGGAGATGCAGGACCTGATCGGCGTCGACGGCCAGGCCGATTTCACCTTGCGCCGCCTGGCGTTGATGGCGTCCCAGGACTACCAGAAGATCTTCCTGTTTGCCCTGTCCGACCTGGATGAACGCGCCTCCGTGCGTGACCAGCACTACGGCCTGCTCGACCTTAACGGCGAACCCAAGCCGGTCTACAGCGCCCTCGCCCGCTTCCTCGAGATCACCGGGCCGACGCTCAAGCCGGGCGTCACCCCGGTGCTGGAGGACGTACCCAAGACTTTCTACAGCGTGGCCTGGACCCGCGAAGACGGTAAACACCTGCTGATGTACTGGAGCGCTGAAGGCACCAGCATCACCTTGCCCAAAGTACAGCACGCCGAGTTGCTGGACCCATTGACCGGCGCCAGGCAAGCCCTTAACGATTACAACGGCATTCGCCCCGTGGTGAAACCGTCGTTGCAGATACTGGTGTGGTAG
- a CDS encoding glycosyltransferase — protein sequence MRIALLAPLPPEQTGIADYAAHLRSALRERGLEVLTPLEGCLDLAQQLQRLQAFDWRGVDLVHAELGGGRFAEFQALDYLRRAQPQLPLTATVHDPERLIWRRAKLFFPLTLLERLPHPLPQAAALLADPLTLYEERRLAKSMRRLITLTRLGGDCLRQRMGLKPEQVAVIAHGNLPIAPVALPPLQPLRLLYFGFIYRGKGIEDLLQALARALAAHPQCRGQVRLTLAGGTAPEMTFDPAGNYLDGLRQLIATLQLGDVVDWQLDLPSADIPCTIQAHHVMVLPYRESKKLGFLGQMRGTSGALSWANACGRGVITSNARAFAEEVAGGNGITYQQGDIASLSEALNHLILDPQQARQWADHAADIGRQRQWANTAQRFTELFQAAVKEPLR from the coding sequence ATGCGCATTGCGCTGCTGGCGCCACTGCCGCCGGAACAGACCGGGATCGCCGACTACGCTGCGCATTTGCGCAGCGCGTTGCGCGAACGGGGCCTGGAGGTGCTGACGCCTCTGGAGGGTTGCCTGGACCTGGCGCAACAGCTGCAGCGCCTGCAAGCCTTTGACTGGCGCGGCGTGGACCTGGTGCATGCCGAGCTGGGCGGCGGACGCTTTGCCGAATTCCAGGCCCTGGATTACCTGCGCCGGGCCCAGCCGCAATTGCCGCTGACCGCCACGGTGCACGATCCGGAACGCCTGATCTGGCGCCGGGCCAAGCTGTTCTTCCCATTGACCCTGCTCGAACGCCTGCCCCACCCGCTGCCCCAGGCGGCGGCGTTGCTGGCCGATCCATTGACCCTTTACGAAGAGCGGCGCCTGGCCAAAAGCATGCGTCGCCTGATCACCCTCACCCGCCTGGGTGGCGACTGCTTGCGCCAGCGCATGGGCCTCAAACCCGAGCAAGTGGCGGTGATTGCCCACGGCAACCTGCCCATCGCCCCCGTGGCCTTGCCGCCGTTGCAACCGTTGCGCCTGCTGTACTTCGGCTTTATCTACCGGGGCAAGGGCATCGAAGACCTGCTGCAAGCCCTGGCCCGCGCTCTGGCCGCCCACCCGCAATGCCGTGGCCAGGTGCGCCTGACCCTGGCCGGTGGCACTGCGCCGGAAATGACCTTCGACCCAGCCGGCAACTACCTCGATGGCCTGCGCCAACTGATCGCCACCCTGCAACTGGGCGATGTGGTGGACTGGCAACTGGACCTGCCTTCAGCCGATATCCCGTGCACGATCCAGGCGCACCATGTGATGGTGCTGCCGTACCGCGAATCGAAAAAGCTCGGCTTCCTTGGCCAGATGCGCGGCACCAGTGGCGCGCTGTCCTGGGCCAATGCCTGCGGACGCGGGGTGATTACCTCCAACGCCCGCGCCTTCGCCGAAGAAGTCGCCGGTGGCAATGGCATCACCTATCAACAGGGGGATATCGCCTCGTTGAGCGAGGCCTTGAACCACCTGATTCTCGACCCGCAACAGGCCCGCCAATGGGCCGACCACGCTGCCGACATCGGCCGCCAGCGCCAGTGGGCCAATACCGCCCAACGCTTTACCGAGTTATTCCAGGCCGCAGTCAAGGAGCCTTTGCGATGA